From Schistocerca cancellata isolate TAMUIC-IGC-003103 chromosome 6, iqSchCanc2.1, whole genome shotgun sequence, a single genomic window includes:
- the LOC126191030 gene encoding electron transfer flavoprotein subunit alpha, mitochondrial encodes MFASNSRGLALQLSNHLKRLQSTLVLAEHNNEKLIPITQNAISAAKKIGGDISVLVAGTKCAPVAAQLSKASGVSKILLAENDAFLGFTPETLTPLVLATQKQFNFSHIVAGASAFGKSVLPRIAAKLNVSPITDIIDVKAPDTFVRTIYAGNAILTLKSKDPVKVVTIRGTNFEPAPLEGGSASTEQAAAGDYKTDLVQFVGQELSKSDRPELTSAKVVVSGGRGMKSGDNFKLLYDLADKLNAAVGASRAAVDAGFVPNDLQVGQTGKIVAPELYIAVGISGAIQHLAGMKDSKTIVAINKDPEAPIFQVADYGLVADLFKVVPELTSKL; translated from the exons CAG CTTTCAAATCATCTGAAGAGGCTACAGAGCACTTTGGTGCTAGCTGAACACAACAATGAAAAGTTGATACCAATAACACAGAATGCCATAAGTGCAGCAAAAAAGATTGGTGGAGATATTTCAGTTCTTGTAGCTGGAACAAAATGTGCCCCG GTTGCTGCACAGCTTTCAAAAGCATCGGGGGTGTCGAAGATTCTCCTTGCAGAAAATGATGCTTTTCTGGGATTCACCCCAGAAACTCTGACTCCACTTGTGTTGGCAACACAGAAGCAGTTCAACTTTTCACATATTGTAGCTGGTGCTAGTGCTTTTGGCAAGTCTGTCCTTCCTCGCATTGCAGCAAAGCTTAATGTGTCACCTATTACAGATATAATTGACGTGAAGGCACCAGACACTTTCGTAAGGACAATTTATGCAG gAAATGCTATCCTCACATTGAAGTCAAAGGATCCTGTTAAAGTCGTCACAATTAGGGGGACGAATTTTGAACCAGCACCTCTGGAGGGTGGCAGTGCTTCTACTGAACAAGCTGCTGCAGGAGACTACAAAACTGACCTAGTACAGTTCGTTGGACAAGAATTAAGCAAGAGTGACAGGCCAGAACTCACTAGTGCCAAGGTGGTTGTAAGTGGCG GCCGAGGTATGAAGTCTGGAGACAACTTCAAGCTTCTGTATGATCTTGCTGACAAGCTCAATGCAGCAGTAGGCGCATCTCGAGCTGCTGTTGATGCAGGATTTGTTCCAAATGATCTACAAGTTGGTCAAACAGGAAAAATTGTAGCACCA GAGCTGTACATAGCAGTGGGTATATCGGGTGCCATCCAGCATTTAGCAGGTATGAAGGATTCAAAAACAATCGTCGCTATAAATAAGGATCCGGAAGCTCCAATATTCCAAGTGGCTGATTACGGATTAGTTGCTGACCTCTTTAAAGTTGTACCTGAACTTACTTCTAAACTTTGA